From the genome of Capillibacterium thermochitinicola:
CGGCCCTAGCTTAATCTACGGATCACAAGCGCGGCATTGACTTGATCCTGGGTTCCTCCGATTTGGGTTTGTAAGGCAACCGAATCGAACGACGTATGGTTCCGGATATTAAGAATGACCGGTGCCTCAATCTCGACAATAACCGTTCCGGTATTTTGGATGTTCGCGGCCCCTACACTATAAATGCCGCCGGGTACTAAGTTGCCGTCCAGGAAGACCGCAAATTGGTTCACCCGGTCCCCCTGCACCATAAAGGTGATCTCGTAGACGCCGCTTTCTTCGATGACGATATCCCCGGACCCCGGCGGGTGGACAATCCCCCCGACAATCAGGCCGTTGTCGCTGAAAGGAACGATCCCGTCCACGGGTATATCGGGGACCTCGCCGACGTTATAGATATAGGCAAAGGTGGTCGGCGCGCCAGGACCAGTTGGTCCGGTTGGGCCGGTCGGCCCCGTTGGGCCTGTCGGGCCAGTCGGGCCGGTGGCACCGGTCGGGCCAACAATCCGCAGCGGAAGCCGGAGCAAGATTTGTTGGATTTTATTGATCAAAGCCAAGATCGGGATAATAACATTGCACAAATCAGGACGTTTCAACAAAAAGGCCACCAATTTATCGAAGATCACACCGAGAACATTGAGGACACAAAGGAAATCTTTCTTCTCCAGACATTTGAAGGCCAAGGCAACGTCCGCCAAGAGGACTTCTTTAAAATCGTGCGGCAAATCGGCCTTGAGGATCCGCTTCTTCAGTTCTTCCAATAACTCGAATAACTCGGTAAGTTCAAAGCGGTGTTGTTCCTCCACACTCAAAGGCCTCCACCTCCTTTTCAATGATACCCATCATACGAACCCCGCCCGTGAATTGCCCCCCTTCAGAAGACACATTAAATGACGACCGGATAAAAATGTGTTCTAGAAACAGGACAAACCATCACAAAACGGGACAAACCATCACAAAACAAAAAAACCGCTGGTTAAACCAACGGTCTTTCATCATAACTTATTTTTCTGTTATTAAGCACAACTCTTTGTCCGGAAAAGCGGCGGGGCCGAAAGCACCGCGGAAAGAGGTCAATATGGGTAATAACCTCGAGCTGACGCTTTTCCGCCACGACCACCAGAAGGTGGGCGACCACGATCTGCCGGAGCAAACCCGGCAAACAGAACCGGGCCGGATGTAATACGAAATGGACTTTGGCATCAAGGAGATGGGTTTGAACCTCTAAGCGGCTGTCGGACTCCAAACCCGGGAAGTCAACAGCCAGGCTAAAAGGTAATTTTTCGTCGCGAAAACGCACACGGTTTTCCGGATCGACGAAAAAGATCTCCTTCTCGATTATCCCGCTGACGACCACCTTATTTTTAAAGACATGGGCCTTTTTCTCCAGCAGCCGTGGTTTGATCCGGTCGATTTTGACCGCATTGATACAGGTTTCCGAGGTCAGCACCAGTTGACCGGTATTTTCCCCACGGTGGACTAAAGCATTGATCCGCTGCTTTTGGACATAGAGTTGCGGTGCGGAAGAACTGCACACCACGCTCACTTCACCACCTCGCAGGGAGGAACCCATACTGTATTTTATTTAGCAGCGTCAATCCGGTCACCTGCCGTCGGAATTTTTTGCGCACGCCTAGCCGGTCCGCCCTTGACCCACGCCCGGGCAGCTTTCATCTTGCCCGGCGGCCCGCCCTGGACACCAGGGGCGCTTCGTCGGCGGCCGGGTTTTGAAAATAAACATAATCCCAGGCGGGTTCGGCGGTCAACCGGTCAAAGGCCGCCGCGGCCTCCTGCTGACAGGTGGCACAAGCATGCCAAGGGAGCAAAACCGCGGCAATGCGCACCGGTTTCCGGCGATAATCTTCGGCGTAGGAAATGATCTTCCGGTAACCGCTGCACGAGGAGCAGATCTTTATCTCCTCATCCTGAAACTCGTGAATATCATCGGTATCGTAATAAAGACGGCGTTGCCGCCGGAAATAGTCTCCCCGGCCGAAGACCTCCTCCAGATCAATCTCCTTCCGTTTGGCCCAAATTTCCTGCAGGAAAGCGACATTTTTCACCACCGCTTCGTCCACCCGCCCGGCCTTTTTGATCCCGTGCGGCAGCTGCGGTTCCCGTACGCCCGTGTAGTCCAGCCCCGCCAAGGCCAGGATGATGCCGACATTGACGTAGGGCAGGGCGCCTTCGATGGAATATCCTCCTTCCAGCACCACCAGGTCGGGGGCCAAAAGTTCCGTCA
Proteins encoded in this window:
- a CDS encoding DUF3794 domain-containing protein — its product is MSVVCSSSAPQLYVQKQRINALVHRGENTGQLVLTSETCINAVKIDRIKPRLLEKKAHVFKNKVVVSGIIEKEIFFVDPENRVRFRDEKLPFSLAVDFPGLESDSRLEVQTHLLDAKVHFVLHPARFCLPGLLRQIVVAHLLVVVAEKRQLEVITHIDLFPRCFRPRRFSGQRVVLNNRKISYDERPLV